From Streptomyces griseorubiginosus, one genomic window encodes:
- a CDS encoding PLP-dependent aminotransferase family protein, which translates to MAESWVNHVDRIGGSDLHLELSGPGSKRAALTRALRDAVRSGRLAPGTRLPPYRSLAADLGVARNTVADAYAELVAEGWLTARQGSGTRVAERARPLRTTDRPRPRHTAVRPEKPAPHAHPHSPPNPAPAPAPASTPPPHPHARALRHDLRQGTPDASAFPRTAWLASYRRALQQAPNEVFGPGDPAGRPELRAALAEYLARARGVRTEPDRIVVCSGFAHALRLLFGGGAGRQVLRGPLAVEAYGLPFHRELLAAEGVRTVPLPIDDRGARVDRLARERAVLLTPAHQFPTGGPLHAERRAAVVDWARARGGVVLEDDYDGEFRYDRKPVGALQSLDPERVILIGSVSKSLSPAVRLGWMVLPERYVGDVLAAKGEREAWASVLDQLALADLIVSGSYDRHVRRMRQRYRARRDRLVAALAEHAPHIEVGGVAAGLHAVLRLPPGTERSAVRAAARLGVALDGLAEFRHPDAAGRPDGPETDMPARDGLVVGYATPSEHAYTAALEALCGALSPGGTQMPYDIGARSPDMPVPTSRT; encoded by the coding sequence ATGGCGGAATCATGGGTCAATCACGTGGACCGGATCGGCGGATCCGACCTGCATCTGGAACTCTCCGGCCCGGGCAGCAAGCGGGCCGCGCTGACCCGGGCGCTGCGGGACGCCGTACGCAGTGGCCGGCTCGCCCCCGGCACCCGGCTGCCGCCCTACCGCTCGCTCGCCGCGGACCTCGGCGTCGCGCGCAACACGGTCGCCGACGCCTACGCCGAACTCGTCGCCGAGGGCTGGCTGACCGCCCGCCAGGGCTCCGGCACCCGCGTCGCCGAACGCGCCCGGCCACTCCGGACCACCGACCGGCCCCGGCCGCGACACACCGCCGTACGCCCGGAAAAACCCGCGCCACACGCGCACCCGCACTCACCACCGAACCCGGCCCCGGCCCCGGCCCCGGCTTCAACCCCGCCCCCACACCCACACGCGCGTGCCCTCCGACACGACCTCCGCCAAGGCACCCCCGACGCCTCCGCCTTCCCCCGGACCGCCTGGCTCGCCTCCTACCGCCGCGCTCTCCAGCAGGCCCCCAACGAGGTCTTCGGCCCAGGCGATCCCGCCGGCCGCCCCGAGCTGAGGGCCGCCCTCGCCGAATACCTCGCACGCGCGCGTGGCGTGCGGACCGAGCCGGACCGGATCGTCGTCTGTTCCGGGTTCGCGCACGCCCTGCGACTCCTGTTCGGCGGAGGCGCGGGCAGGCAGGTCCTGCGCGGCCCGCTGGCCGTGGAGGCGTACGGGCTCCCCTTCCACCGGGAGCTGCTCGCCGCCGAGGGCGTACGGACCGTGCCGCTCCCGATCGACGACCGCGGGGCACGGGTGGACCGTCTCGCGCGCGAGCGGGCCGTACTGCTGACGCCCGCGCACCAGTTCCCCACCGGCGGTCCGCTGCACGCCGAGCGGCGGGCCGCGGTGGTCGACTGGGCACGCGCGCGGGGCGGGGTGGTGCTGGAGGACGACTACGACGGGGAGTTCCGCTACGACCGCAAGCCCGTCGGCGCCCTCCAGAGCCTCGATCCCGAGCGGGTGATCCTCATCGGATCGGTGAGCAAGAGCCTGTCGCCCGCGGTGCGGCTGGGATGGATGGTGCTGCCCGAGAGGTACGTCGGTGACGTGCTCGCGGCGAAGGGGGAGCGGGAGGCCTGGGCGAGCGTCCTCGACCAGCTGGCCCTCGCCGACCTGATCGTCTCCGGGTCCTACGACCGTCACGTACGGCGGATGCGGCAGCGGTACCGCGCCCGTCGGGACCGGCTCGTGGCCGCGCTGGCCGAGCACGCGCCGCACATCGAGGTCGGCGGGGTCGCGGCGGGACTGCACGCGGTGCTGCGGCTGCCGCCCGGCACCGAGCGGTCCGCCGTCAGGGCCGCGGCCCGGCTGGGCGTCGCGCTGGACGGGCTCGCGGAGTTCCGCCACCCGGACGCGGCGGGCCGGCCGGACGGGCCGGAGACGGACATGCCGGCCCGCGACGGCCTGGTGGTGGGGTACGCGACCCCTTCCGAGCACGCGTACACGGCGGCGCTGGAGGCGCTGTGCGGGGCGCTGTCGCCGGGCGGGACGCAGATGCCGTACGACATCGGTGCCCGCAGCCCGGACATGCCGGTGCCGACGTCCAGGACCTGA
- a CDS encoding carboxymuconolactone decarboxylase family protein, with translation MTTTNTHVTGTARLNLAKAAPKVFRALVGFDAAAREGLDPTLVELIQIRASHLNHCAYCLHMHTNDARKAGESEDRLHMVPVWREARHFFTEKEQAALALTEAVTLVADGGVPDEVYARAAASFDEQELAHVLSLILTINTWNRVALSTGKVAGTDERV, from the coding sequence ATGACGACGACGAACACGCACGTGACCGGTACGGCTCGACTGAACCTCGCGAAGGCGGCGCCGAAGGTGTTCCGCGCCCTGGTCGGCTTCGACGCGGCGGCCCGCGAAGGCCTCGACCCCACCCTCGTCGAACTGATCCAGATCCGCGCCTCCCACCTCAACCACTGCGCGTACTGCCTGCACATGCACACCAACGACGCCCGCAAGGCCGGCGAGAGCGAGGACCGCCTCCACATGGTCCCCGTCTGGCGGGAGGCCCGGCACTTCTTCACCGAGAAGGAACAGGCGGCCCTGGCCCTCACGGAGGCGGTCACGCTGGTGGCCGACGGAGGGGTCCCCGACGAGGTCTACGCCCGGGCGGCGGCATCCTTCGACGAACAGGAACTGGCCCACGTCCTGTCCCTCATCCTCACGATCAACACGTGGAACAGGGTGGCGCTGTCGACGGGGAAGGTGGCGGGGACGGACGAGAGGGTCTGA